The Leishmania braziliensis MHOM/BR/75/M2904 complete genome, chromosome 28 region AGCCCATGCACGATGAACAAGAAagcggaggggagaagacaaGGCGCTCTCAGAACGCCGAGAGACGAAGGGGGGCCGAGCCGGGGGACTCGAATTGAGAACCGACGACAGACAACGCGAGTGGAAGGCAGGGCAGGCGTAGTAGCGAGCAAGaggacgcacgcgcgcgggCCCCttgcgccgccgcatctccacatgtcctcctcgctgaggCTGATGCTTCCCTCACGCCAGCCGCCTTTTTCGGTCCTTagcctctgtgcgtgcgcctcacgccctcctctctcgctcccccacGCCACCCCCCGCTCGCCAAACagccgccagcaccgcaccCCTCGGACGCTGCGGTATCGAATcaggcgatggcggcgagACAGTGGAGATGAAAAAGAGGCAGGGCCAAAGCGCAGACACAAGAAAGCCGCGACGCTCGTCAGTCGGCTAGCAAGACAATGGCGCCGCCCGGCGCCGCTTCCCCCACAGGCcgagggtgagagagaaagagagagagctagCCCACGATGCCGAGGTTCTTCAAGATGCGCGCCAGCAcagccttctcctccacaaCTCGGTAGTCGTGCAGCTTCACAAACATGTTTGCGTGCCCCTTCACTGCCTTCCGCAGCTCCATTGCGAAGCGGAGGGTGTTGCGCAACGCCACGACAGCCGCCACGGACCGCCCGTCCTCCTGCATGTCAACGGTCAGCGCATGATGCTCGTTGAGGGAGCTGACAACGTTACCGATGTAGGCGATATCGGAAAGGTGCACCTCCACCCTCATCATGggctccagcagcgccaggtCGCCCTTGCGGGTTGCCCTGAGCAcactcagcagcgccgagcgGGCGACGTGGGTCAGCGGCTTCTCCTGCAGCTGTGAGCCGGCCGTCTTGCGGAAGtaccgcagcaccacctccacgcCGTGCATCGGCAGCCCCGCCAGAGGGCCCAGCCGCAGgcacgcgtcagcagcggaCTGAAAGGACGCCGCAATgatgcgcagctcctctttgGCGTTGCGCACGGCGTTCGTACGAGCCCCACCGGAGTGGCCGCCACCCCGCGACTGCACCCCCCCGCCGCTCAGAAACTCCTCTTCAAAGGCGCTGTCGATGCGGAAGCGGCACTTGTCCTTGGCGTCGCACCGCTCTCCgttcgccagcagcggccgcagcTCGAGCGAGCACTCGGCGTAGGGTAGGTCGTTCAGTAAGCACGTGTACTTCTCCATCGACTGGGTCACTCGAATCGTCTCCCGATACTCGATgatggcgcgcagcagccggcaCCTCACCTGGTACTCGTTCGCGAGCCGCGACATGACAATTTCCAGGTGCAGCTCCCCCATCCCGCTCACCACCATCGTCCCCTGCTCGCTCTCAGCGACACGCAGGCTGGGGTCCTCCCTGGAGAGCTCGGACAGGGCGCTCTTCAGCACTTCGACCTGGCTGGGTGTGGCAGCCTCGATGGAGAAGGAGATGACGGCTGGCGGGGCGTTAATGCCCTCCAgcgtgtgcacctcctccttaacgtcgccgcgccgcacaTGCTGCTTAGCCTGCAGAAGGTGCTGCGTCGGCTGGCTGAAGAGGGTGTCGCCGGTGCACGCGTGGGCCAGGAAGGCCGCGCCGATTTGGCCAGCCTCTAAGTGCGGCACCTCCACCGGCTGGTTGGCGTGCATCACATAAAGCCTCTCCACAACCTCAGACTTTTGCCGACTGTTGTTCTCCAGGCGCATACGAGGGCTGATCTTGCCGCTGTACACGCGCAGGAACACGAGCGGGAGGCGCTGCCCCTTGCCTGGGTGCATCATGTGCATTACCTTGAAGGCGAGCGCCACCGTCGGCACCGTCGGCGAGCCCGAGGCAGGCGGAAGGGGCACCGGCACGCCATCTTTCGTGAACCCGGTCAGCTGCCGGTCGCACGGCGAGGGCAGGTAGTACGCCACAGCGtcgagcagcggctgcacgcCCTGGTCGCGACGAGAGGCGCCGCACAGAACCGGGATGAGCGGCGGTCTATCGCGTGGCGGGTGCACCACGGCCCGACGCACCGCGGCGCGCAGCGCCCCCGTGGAGAGacgccgctccgcctcagcCTCATCGCCGTCCGTGGCGTCCAGCTCCGCTATGAACGCCTCCGAGAGCGCATCGTCGACAGCGGTGAGCTGGGTGACGAGGTCGTGGCGCGCCTTGCGCATGGCGCGAGTCACGTGCGCCAGCTCGTGATCCgtagcgctgccgcctgtCGAGCATGGCGAGGCactggcggcgctgaggtCCGTTCGCCGCACCTCGAGGCCGTGATCGCCGCCAAAGCAGCACGTCGCCTGCTCCACGATGTCGACCACGCCAGCAAAGCCGCCGTCCTCGGCATGGAGCGgtatctgcagcagcagcggctctaCCTGAAGCTTGGTGCGAATCGAGGCTACAGACATGGCAAAGTCGGCGTTGTACTTGTCCATCTTGTTCAGAAAGGCGAGCACCGGCGTGTGGAACCTgcggctctgctgcagcaccgtgTAGCTCTGCGCCTGCACACCGGCAGACGCGTCGAAAAGCGCCACGACACCGTCCACAACACGCATCGCCCGCTCCACCTCAACGGCGAAGTCCACGTGGCCTGGGGTATCGATCAGGTTGATGCTGTGATCCCGCCACCGAAGGGAGACCGCCGCGGACTGAATCGTGATGCCGCGgttcgcctcctccgccatgaagtccgtcgtcgtcgtgccGCTGTCTACGTCGCCGACGCGCTTCGTGACGCCGGCGTAGAAGAGCATCCGCTCCGTCGTGGTCGTCTTGCCGGCGTCGATGTGCGCTACAATGCCGATGTTGCGCACCCGTCGCACAGCGGCATCTGTCTCCCGCTCTACtccgccgctggcgctggcgctaCGACCTGAGCCACGAGAAATGGCGGAGCAGGCAAGAAGGGGAAGGCTTGTGCGGAACGGCCCACAGGCGCGACGGCTCGCCAGCTGGCCGGTGCCACTGACCAGCAGGCGTCGCGCCCGCGGCGcgtgaggcagaggcaggcgctgcagcataCGCGGCGCGGTGGCCAAGACGTGCTGTGGGCCGCAGAGTCAGCCTGCTATCCGGTATCCTGCACCCCCGGAGGCGTCGCAGGGCGGAAGGAAAATCGCACAAGACGACGGCGCGAGGACAGCAAAGACAACTTCGCGTTCGCAGCGGTCTCGTCTTCGTCCCAGTATGTCGGCAGGGGTCGCAAGGCACCCTACCGAATGCGTCGGTGGTGAGGAAAGGTGTGAGGCagcgggagaagagagaggagcggggggaggagaagcatGAGCGCCTCGGACGAGACACACTCGCGCACATCGAAATAAAGATACAGCGAGACACTCTTCAAAGCCGAGCGGCCAGCGTGTCGACCTTTGcgtgcagagagcgagaacaACAGGGCCCGCCACGGCGCGGCTAGCACCACATGCAAGCACGCCCGATCGCGCAAACAGCCCCCGGGCCGACCGGGGCAACACTCGGCAGGAGTCGCAACGGCTCTCCGTcatgccgccctcctccgcctcgtcacagcgcacgcgcacgcgcagtcCGCTGCGGCCGCACTTTCCGTCTGTGCCCCTTTCCACTTCCACTACCTCGTAGGCCGCAACAGCGCCAAAGGACAAACCACCAGCCATGAGCTAACCGCGAGCAGAAGCTCGCCTACTACGCGCGCACAATCGCACAGACGCAGTCGTTAACAACGCAACAGACGCCCAGGGCTACTGGGGAGGCGGCGAATCAaaggtgcgcagcagcacgcacagacacaccgtATCCACCACAAGTCGCCGCATTTCACCGTTCCTCGCAGGAAACAAGGGCCATCGCCCCTCTTTGCTGAGAGGGCAGGGGGGTCGCAGCGCGTACGGTCCACGCacagaggaagggagagagagcggtgtGGCACGATGATGAAACGAAGCGGAAGCAAGGGCCACAAAAGGGGACACCGGGAAGAGCAAGGGGGCTAGGAGGGTGTGCTAGGTAGTCGGTGCTGCAGTAGCCGTGATAGACAGAGGAAAGTGCGAAAGCAGAGCAAGCTGCCATCGAATGAGGTGCCCTAGaggcacacgcatgcgccaGCACATACATGCACCCACCACGCACCTCGCACCGCAGAGGCATCTGCGCAGATGGCCCCAAAGAGCATCCGCATTTTCATTGTTTGTTGTCAGAGTATGACAATAAGCACAAAGGACTGAAAGGCGGAGATGAAAAGCGCTAgtaagaagagaggaggaaatgaAATTTTGTGTATGGAGTGGACGACAACGGAAATCACAACAATAAGGCGCACaaacgaaggaaaaaaacGCCAGTTGCGGGTGgtgcggggggagggagagaggggggtaggGAGTTGGCGTGCGTGGGTATGCGTCTCCCCATCTTTTGGACCCTCCCAGAGGCCCCCCTGTGCCCGTGGGTATGAAGAATGCgccggagggggaggggcataTACCGGgacgaccccccccccccaagaTCACAAGAGCCACAAGAACAGaagtcctcctcctcacacaTTCGAATCGCTCTTGTTGGCTTG contains the following coding sequences:
- a CDS encoding elongation factor G2-like protein gives rise to the protein MLFYAGVTKRVGDVDSGTTTTDFMAEEANRGITIQSAAVSLRWRDHSINLIDTPGHVDFAVEVERAMRVVDGVVALFDASAGVQAQSYTVLQQSRRFHTPVLAFLNKMDKYNADFAMSVASIRTKLQVEPLLLQIPLHAEDGGFAGVVDIVEQATCCFGGDHGLEVRRTDLSAASASPCSTGGSATDHELAHVTRAMRKARHDLVTQLTAVDDALSEAFIAELDATDGDEAEAERRLSTGALRAAVRRAVVHPPRDRPPLIPVLCGASRRDQGVQPLLDAVAYYLPSPCDRQLTGFTKDGVPVPLPPASGSPTVPTVALAFKVMHMMHPGKGQRLPLVFLRVYSGKISPRMRLENNSRQKSEVVERLYVMHANQPVEVPHLEAGQIGAAFLAHACTGDTLFSQPTQHLLQAKQHVRRGDVKEEVHTLEGINAPPAVISFSIEAATPSQVEVLKSALSELSREDPSLRVAESEQGTMVVSGMGELHLEIVMSRLANEYQVRCRLLRAIIEYRETIRVTQSMEKYTCLLNDLPYAECSLELRPLLANGERCDAKDKCRFRIDSAFEEEFLSGGGVQSRGGGHSGGARTNAVRNAKEELRIIAASFQSAADACLRLGPLAGLPMHGVEVVLRYFRKTAGSQLQEKPLTHVARSALLSVLRATRKGDLALLEPMMRVEVHLSDIAYIGNVVSSLNEHHALTVDMQEDGRSVAAVVALRNTLRFAMELRKAVKGHANMFVKLHDYRVVEEKAVLARILKNLGIVG